The genomic region GGCGGCTTGCCTGGCATTGGCGGCGCAGCCCAACCCGACCCCACACTGCGCATGATCGCCCTGGCGCTCTTGTTGCTGACGGTCGTTGCCCTGCTGGTGGGCTTGTTGCTCATCATCATGCTCTGGCTGAATGGCGTGTACGTGCCGCTCCTGAGCGACCTCTTCAATCTCATTTCGCGCAAAGAGCCGCGTGGTCCTCGTTTGCAAGACATCCTGGAAGCCAACAAAGCCGTCGTCTCGATCATCAGCGGCTGGCTTGTACTCTGGCTGGTCATCGCAGGGGCGCTCTGGTTCTACCCCTCAGGTGAAGCGGCTCCGACTGTCGCCGCGGCGCCTGCACCCAGCGAGAGCGAAGCCACAGCACCAACGTCGTCGGAAGAGACCACCAGTCAGCCCCAACCGACACAAGCCCCGTCGGCGAGCGTCAGTGCGCCGTCTGACATCGCCGACTTGATGATTAGCCAGGGGTGCGGTGGTTGCCACACGATTCAAGGCGTCAGCGGTATGGCGGGCGCTATTGGTCCCGAACTGACACACATCGGCAGCGTAGCGGCTGACCGCATCGCCGACCCCAATTACACGGGCGAAGCGACCACGCCGGAAGAATACATCCGCGAATCCATCATCAACCCCAAAGCCTATGTGGTTGAAGGGTTCGCCCCTGTTATGCCTGAAACGTTCAAGGATTCGCTCAGCCCCGAGCAACTGGACGCCCTTGTCGAATTTTTGGCTGGATTGAAATAGACGGAAACAAGTGCGGAGAGCCTGTCGCATGACCCAACAACTGAAAGCCGCCCCCGTCAGTGACGCGCCCCCTGCGGCGCGTCCGCATATCGGCGATTATTGGCGGCTCACCAAACCCACCATCGTTGTCTTGCTGTTGATTACAACCATCGGCGCTATGTTCATTGCCGCCGAAGGCGCCCCGCCGCTCGACCTGCTTTTCTGGGTCTTCATTGGCGGGTCGCTGGCAGCCGGCGGGGCAAACGCCATCAACTCATTTGTTGACCGTGACATTGACCCGTTGATGAGCCGCACCAGCCAGCGCCCACTCCCGCGCAACCGTGTGCCACCACGCCATGCGCTCCTCTTTGGCGTGGGTGCTGTTGCCGCGTCTGTCCTGGTGTACGGCCTGTTTGTGAACTGGCTTTCCGCCGGGTTGGCGCTTTTGGGCGCTATTTACTACGCCGGCATCTACACGGGCTACCTCAAACGCGCAACGCCGCACAATATCGTCATTGGTGGCGGCGCGGGAGCCATCCCCCCACTGGTCGGCTGGGCGGCGGTCCACGGCGAGTTAGACTTTTTGGCGTTCATTCTCTTCGCCATCATCTTTTTCTGGACGCCGCCGCACACATGGGCGCTCACGTTGCTGGTGCAAAAAGATTACGAACGTGTCGGCGTGCCCATGTTTCCGGTCGTTTTCGGCGAAGATGAAACGCGCCGCCAAATGGTGCTCTACACCATCGTACTGGTCGGCATCACGCTCTTGCCGGTGGCGACAGGCGATTTGAGCCTGTTCTACGGTGCGGCAGCCCTCATCCTGGGCGGCGAATTCTTGCGCCAGACGATTGTGCTCTGGCGCTCCCCAAGCAAAAGCCGCGCCAACAAACTCTATCGCTTTTCAAACAACTATCTGGCGTTGCTCTTCCTCGCCATGGTGCTGGACCGCGTTTTTGCGAATGGAGGCTTTTTGCCATGACGAACCGGGTCGCCTTGCTGACAGGCGCAACCGGCGGTGTGGGGCGCGTGGTTGCGGAAACCTTCGCCGCCCACGGCTATCGCCTGGCGCTGGCGGCGCGCCACGCCGACGCCGTCGAGGCGCTGGCGGATTCGCTCGCCGTGCCCACGCTGGCACTGACCGCCGACGTGACGCTTCCCGAAGCAGCCGCCGAAGTGGTGCAAGCCACCAAAGCGGATTTTGGGCGTTTGGACGTAGTGGTTCACCTGGTGGGCGGCTACGCCGGCGGCAAGGCGCTCCCCGAAATTGAGATCGAGACATGGGAACGCATGTTGCGGCTCAATCTCACCTCGGCGTTTCTGATTGCCCGCGCCGCGCTCCCACTCATGCACGAACACGATTTTGGGCGCTTGCTCTTCGTGAGCAGTCTCCACGGGCACGCGCCCGGCAAGCATGTCGCCGCCTACGCCGCCGCCAAAGGGGGGCTGGAAACGTTGGTGCGTGCGATCGCCGCCGACACACGCGGCACCGGCATCACAGCGAACGCGGTCGCCCCCGGCATCATTGACACCCCCGCCAATCGCCGCGCCATGCCCAACGCCGATACCAGCGCATGGGTGGCGCCGGAGCGTCTGGCGGCTGTCTTGCTGTTTTTGGCGTCCGAAGCCGCCGCCGACATCAACGGCGCTATTCTCCCCTTGCGGGGGCGCGGCTAACCCGTTCGACAAGCACACAAAAAGGCGGCTCGCGCTCTGGAGCCGCCTTTTTTGACGCAATGCGTTCATTCGCTCTGCAACAGCGTAATGCTCGTTTGCCCCTCCGCATCAGCCCCGATGACAATCTGGTACACGCGCCCTTCTTTTTCCGCCTGAAGCAACCCACCCTGTCCGCTCATCACGACACGCTGGGTAATCGTGAAGCCATTTTGGGGCAACGCTTCATCGTAAAACGCCACAACATCGTCTAGCGTCGCGCCCGGCACAACATAGACATACGTGCCCGCAAACATGGATTGCAACGTCGCCCCTTCGGGCAAGGGAATGTCCAGCGTGGTTGCGGCGGCATCCGCCGGCGGTTCAATGGTAATGCCGGTATTGATTGATTGCACCTCAAACACAATCTCTTCAACAAGCGTGGCGCTCTGGTCGTTTTGCGTCACGTGGTGCTGAATTTGATAGACCGCCTTGACAATCAAATCGTCATCCGTGGCGAAAATATCCAGCACCACCTGCTCAGGCTGAATGTCTACATCCTCACGTGCACCAAACGCTGCTAAAAACGAATCAAGGAAGCCGAACGTTGCCGGCTCGTCAATCACAGCAGCGTTCCACTCCGTATGGTAGCGCACAGTTTCAAACCCATTGACCGTGACGCGTTCCTGGGGTTCAAGGTCGCCCAGCGCGGTGATTTGCAAAACGCTTTCCAAATCCTGGTCAACAGAGGGCGGTTCTTGCTGGGCGGCGAGAAGCCACTGGTCGCCCACGCGCACCCACATCTGGTCTTCAACCTGGATAAGTTCCACCTGCGGCGCTTCATTGCCCGTCATTGCCGCGCCCAACGCCGCCAACATGCCCTCCATGACGATATGGCGCGCGGGCGGCTCGCGCGTCAATTCCATCGTCCACTCCACCAGCGCGGCATCGTTCTGCTCGACTTGCGGCAGGTTGCCTTCTTCCACTCGCACGCGCACCACGTAGTGCAAGCGCGCATCCTGAATATCCGCCAGGTCGGTGGGCAGGTGGAACATGGGACGCTCAGCGGACGCCTCCGCGGTGGTCGGCGTCGGCGTCGGGAGCGGGGTTGGTTCGGGCGTGGGCGTGGCGGTAGGTGCTGGCAGGGTGGGCGTTGGCGCTGTGGCGGTTGGCTGTGCAGCGGCTGTTTCGCCGGCGGCTTCATTGGTGGACGCTTCACCACCACACGCCACCAAAAGCCAGGCGCTCAGAGCCACGAGAAGCCATCCCCATCGGCGCATCGCACACCTCCTTTTGCAGTTGCTTGACTGAAAAGGGCGTGATGAATACGCCAATCCCCGGTTTTTGGTTGCAAGGGCTGGTAAAAAAGGAGTCAATTCGCGGAAAATACAAAAGCCCCGACGCCGTTGTCGGGGCATATGCAAGGAGGAGAAAGTACGTTCTCAGTGTACGCCAAAGTGCATAGACCATTCTTGACGCTTCTCCTACGTTTTGCCTACGGTGAAACCGCCAAAGGAAGCCACGTCTGATAGCGCGCGGCAACGCCCCGCGCCTCAGCAATCACAACAGGCTGGCGGTCGGCGGTTTCGTACAATGCGCGCCACGCCGCGCTCTGGGGCGTTTCTGTTGCCAGCACGTCATCGGCAAAGGGCGCGGCAAGCGTCTGATAGAGCAAGGCGACGCGCACCTGATAGAGCGCATCACCATTCCCCGGCAGACGGTACACCACTCTATCGCTTCCCCCCACAAAATCCGTGTCGCTTTGCGCCGCGCCATAGACGCCAATCTCGGCAGGGGCGTTCGCCTTATCAAACCCCCTCGGCAAGAGGCGGTTATCCTTCGCGTATGTCGCGGCGCGCAAAAGCGTGTAGGTGACGTTGCCGTCGGCGTCCTGCATGATGGATTCGTATACCTGCACCTGCGTGGTGTCGGTAATGAGCGTGTAATGCGGCTCGAATTGGGCGGCGTTCTGGTCGGCATCGTTGCCGGCAATGCGTCCATCCGGCAATGGCGCACCCGACTCGAATATCGGCGCGCCGGTGGTATCGCTCACCACCACGTGCAACCACGCGCGGCGGCTGGGGTAGCCGCTGGGGAACTTATGCCCCGTCAGGTTTTGCACGGTGACGGTCAGCACAAGAGTATCGCTCACCAGCGCAGTCTGCACATGCAGGTGTGCGGTTTCGCTTTGCAAAAAGCCAAGGCTCTCCGTAATGGCGCGGTTCATCTGCTCCACACTGGCGGGCACACCAAGCGTGTCGGCGTGGTCGCGCAAGATGCGCAGCATAAAGACGTTGGCGCCGGTGAATGTGTGGCGGTGGAAGGGGGCGCGCGGCGGCAGGTCGTTGGGGATAGAGGCGAGCGGCACGCTGCCTTCGGCGGGGGGCATGTGGCACGCCTGGCACGATTGGTCATCATCCCCAACACCGTCGCCAAAGGCGCTGGCTTCCCATTCGTCGTAGGTGCGCTGTTCGGGGAACTGGTGACCGGTTGGCGTCCCATCAGCACGCACGGTTGTGGTTGTCAGGTTGTGGCATGTTCCGCAGAGCGCGGCGTCTTCCATCTGTTCCCCCAACACGGGCGTAAACCCCACCATCTGGCGCATGGGGTCGGCAAGCACGTTATCAAACGGGCCGTAGAGCAGGCGGTCGGGGGGCGATGTGCCCGTATCAATGACAAAATTCCCATCTCCCGGCGCAGCGAAGGTATCGGAGATAATTTGGTGGCAAAGGGTGCATGAAACGCCGTCGAGGGCGGCGGCGTGCAAAGGATGATCGGGGTTGAGAAAGCCATCCCCCAGCAGAGCGACCGTCTCACCTGAAACCGCAGCCTGGGCGGAAGCCATTGGGGTGTGGCAACGTGCGCATGTCGCTTCGATAGTGGGGCTGATAGCGAGTGTGCGGCTGACTTCGACGCTCACACGCGCTTGCCAGAGGGGGTCGCGTGCCGAGTTGGCCATCATCGTTGCCCGCCAATCGTCGGGAATACCGACAGGCGTCCCGGCTTCGTCCACCAAACCGTTGTGGCACGCCTCACACGTCCCCGAGCCGGCAAAATCACCTGTGTCGAAAAAAGGCAAGGCGGCGCTTGCCGGTTGTGCGGGCGTCGGCTGTGCCAACCAGACAACGCCCCCCACGCACACACACAAAAGCACGGCGAACCATCCGAACGCCGTGCACCATGTGCGCCACATGTTTTCCTCCTTTGCTCTTGCGCACAGACTTACACCTGGGAAGTCGGCGGCGCAAATTCACGCAAAATGGCCAGCACCTCGGCGTCGCTGGTCTGGTGAAAATCCTGGTAGTAAGCGCCAACACCACCTAAAAACGCCCGCGGGGCACAGACCGCAACCGCCTCATCGCAATGCCGCGCCAGGTCGAGAAACGTGTCGTAGGGGGCGACGGGCAACGCCAACAGCAGGCGGGCGGGGCGTTCCAGGCGAATGCTTTCGAGCGCCGCGCGCATGGTGCTGCCGGTCGCCACGCCATCATCGGTGACGATGACGGTGCGCCCTGTGAGCGGGCGGTGCGGCAAGACCGCACGGTACGTTTGGTTGCGGCGCTGAATTTCCGCCAGTTGGCGTTTGGCTTCTTGCTCGATGTACTCGGGCGGGACGCTCAGGTAAGCCAGGGCTTCGTCATTGAGGATGATATGCCCGCGCTCCGTGATCGCCCCAATCGCCAGTTCGGGATTGCCCGGCGCGCCCAATTTGCGTGGGGTGATAAAATCCAACTCGCCGTTCAGGGCGCGGGCAATTTCAGCGGCAACCACCAAGCCGCCGCGCGGAATGCCTACCACCACGGGCGGCTCATCCACCAGGCGCGCCAGTGCGTTCGCCAATACCTGCCCGGCATGGCGTCGGTCGCGAAAGAAGCATTGGTCGGGTTGCAAGATATGTACCGCCATGACATTCCCTCCTTGCTCAACGGCGACCAAATTCACGTTCCAGTTGCTCAACGCTCAAGCGCACAACGGTGGGGCGTCCATGCGCACAGGTACGCGACAAATCGGTCTGTTCCAACTGGCGAATCAGGTCCACCATCTCCTCATGCGTCAGCGGGTCGCCGGCTTTGACCGCGCCGCGACACGCGGCATACATCACCAGCCGGTCCTCCCAACTGAGACCGCTGCGGTCGTGAATCGCGCCGTCAATGACTTCCGCCAGCGCCGCGGCTGGGTCGGGACGGTTTTTGAGCACGTCGGGAATGGCGCGCACAAGCACGGTCAAGCCGCCAAAAGGCTCGACATCAAACCCCAGGTGGAGCAGCGCCTCACGCTGTTCTTCGACCACCGCCATTTGTTGCGGCGTCAATTCGATTGTGAGCGGCTGCAACAGGCGTTGTGATGGGACGGCTTGCTGGGCGCGCTGTTTGCGCAGACGTTCCAGCAACACGCGCTCATGCGCGGTATGCTGGTCAATCAGATAAAGCCCGTCGGGTCCTTCGCAGATGATGTAGGTGAGCATGGTTTGCCCCAGCACGCGCAGCGGCGGCAACTTTGTGCCCCCCGCTTCGGGCGGCGGGGTTGGGGTGGGGGTGTGCGGCCTGTTCGTGGGCGGGGGCGGCGTCCATGCTGTGCGTGTAGGTCGCCCCGTGGGTGGGGGCGGTGTGAACAACTGGACGCGCATATCGTCCTCATCGGTGCTGAGAGGGGGTTGCGTGGGAGCCGGCGGCGTTTCGGGTTCGTCCAACACTTCGATGGTGCGTGAAAACTGATGCACAGGGGCTTCCTCCACCAGAAGGCGACGCACCGCCCGCTGCACCACGCGGAACACTTCATCGCTCCGCGCGAATTTGATTTCGAGTTTTTGGGGATGCACATTGACGTCAATCTGGTCGGGCGGTACGTGAATGTTGAGCACCACAAAGGGATGCCGCCCGGTTGGCACCACGCCCTGATAGGCTTGGGCAATGGCGGTGGTCAACATGGGGCTACGCACGACGCGCCCATTCACAAAAAAGATGATGTACTTGCGATTGGCGCGATGCAATGCGGGTCCGCCAATCGCCCCGGAGACGCCAATGCCCGTTTGGGGGTCGGGCGGTTCGTTGAGAATGAGCATGTGCCGCGCCACATCCAGCCCATAGACCGCGAGCAATGCGTCTTTGAGGTCGCCGCTGCCGGCGGTTTGCAACACAGTCCGCCCCTCGCTGATGAGGGTGAAGCGGCGGTCGGGGTACGCCAGCGCATAATGCGAGACGATTTCGGCGATGAGGCTGGTTTCGGTGGCGACCGTGCGCAAGAATTTGCGCCGCGCCGGCACGTTGAAGAAGAGGTCTTCAACGGTGAGGATTGTGCCCGCCGGCGCAGCCGCTGTGCGCCGCGCCACCACCCGCCCCCCTTCGAGGCGCAGTTCCACGCCCGCGGCTTGCTCGCGCGGGCGCGTCAGCATCGTCACGCGGCTGACGGCGGCAATGCTGGGCAACGCTTCCCCGCGAAACCCCAGGGTCTGAATGGCAAAGAGGTCGTCGGCGTCGGCGACTTTGCTGGTGGCATGGTGCTGGAACGCCAATTCCACCTCGTCGGCGGGAATGCCGCAACCGTTATCCGCCACGCGGATGAGGCTCTGCCCACCTTTGGCAATCTCCACGCGGATATCCGTGGCGCCGGCGTCCAGCGCGTTCTCGATGAGTTCTTTGACCACACTCGCGGGGCGTTCAACGACTTCACCCGCGGCGATTTTGTTGGCGACATCAGGCGGTAGAATCTGAATGGGCATAGGCATTTCTGTCTCTGTGCGTCATTTGTGGGTGTCAGTCGAATCCGAAGGGAGCGCCAGCGAATCCACGGCGCGTTCAATCAGGCTAACGGCTGTGCGTTTCAGGCGCTTTTTCACATAGCGGCGGGTGTACCAATGTTCAAAAGCATCCTCGAATTTGGGACCCTCTGTCTGCGAGACTTCGAAGGCTTGCATCGCCAGCCCCATTCCCCATCCCAACAGCGGAAAGATGAACCACCAAAAATCAGGCGCAGTAAGCAGGTTGATAACAAACAAAAACGCATTCACGCACACATAGGCAACCAGGTGCTGCTTGAATTCCTGGCGGCGCTCGGCGATAAATTCCTGACGCGCCTGCGCCAGTTCAGCCGCTTTGCCTGTGGGGCGCACGTCTTGCTCCGCGGCGAGCACGGCTTCTTCGCTAAGCCCCAATTCGCGCGCCATGGCAAGCAACTCATCGCGCGAAAAGCGTTCGCGGTGGTCGTCCAACTCGACGGCGCGTTTCAAGATGGCCTGCACTTCCTCGGGGGTGTACTCGTTCTCACGCATCTGCTCACTCCGTTCGTGGGTGCATACTCGCACGCAGACAACAGCCCGCGTCTTTCATCTTACCATATTCCCAACAAAGCGGGAAAGCCATGTCGGCCTATCTGACAAATTCAGTGAGACGCATATACTCGTGGCGTATCCGGTTGCAAGCCCTTTTTGAACAAGGTAGGTGAGCCATGACACGCCTTCTCCGCGAAAGCGACGTGCACCAATTGGTGACCATTCGCGACGCCCTGCATGCCGTCGAAGCGAGTTTCATCGAACAAGCACGCGGCACGGGCGTCAATCAGCCCCGCCGACGAGTTCGCCAACCGCACGGCATTCTGCACCTGATGGGGGCGGCGCTTGTTGAACGTGGCTATTGGGGCTTCAAAGCCTACACCACCACCCGCGAAGGCGCACGCTTCACCGTCAACCTGTACGATTTGAGAAGCGGCGCGTTGCTCGCCATCATCGAAGCGGACCGCCTGGGGCAATTGCGCACCGGCGCGGCAAGCGGTGTCGCTACCAAATACCTGGCTCGCCCCGACGCCGCCGTGCTGGCGCTCTTCGGCGCAGGCTACCAGGCTGAAACGCAATTGGAAGCGATTGCGCAGGTACGCCCCTTGCGCGAGGTGCGCGTCTTCAGCCGCACACCCGAACGGCGTGAAGCCTTTGCCGCACGCATGCGCGAGCGTCTGGGCGTGGCGGTGCACGCCGTCGCATCACCCGAAGCCGCGCTGGATGGGGCGGACATCATCACCACCATCACCAACGCCCGCGACCCCCTCTTTGACGGTCGGCTCATTCCCGCCGGAGCGCACATCAACGCCGCCGGCTCGAACGCCGCCATACGCGCCGAACTCGACCATCACGCCATCCGCCGCGCCGACGCCATCTTCGTGGACGACGTTCAGCAGGCGCGTTTCGAGTCGGGGGATTTGGTGCAAGCCTACCAACGCAACGCGCTGGCGTGGGAACGAGTGCGCCAACTGGCGGACGTGGTCGCCGGGTTGACGCATGGTCGCCC from Ardenticatena maritima harbors:
- a CDS encoding heme o synthase, whose protein sequence is MTQQLKAAPVSDAPPAARPHIGDYWRLTKPTIVVLLLITTIGAMFIAAEGAPPLDLLFWVFIGGSLAAGGANAINSFVDRDIDPLMSRTSQRPLPRNRVPPRHALLFGVGAVAASVLVYGLFVNWLSAGLALLGAIYYAGIYTGYLKRATPHNIVIGGGAGAIPPLVGWAAVHGELDFLAFILFAIIFFWTPPHTWALTLLVQKDYERVGVPMFPVVFGEDETRRQMVLYTIVLVGITLLPVATGDLSLFYGAAALILGGEFLRQTIVLWRSPSKSRANKLYRFSNNYLALLFLAMVLDRVFANGGFLP
- a CDS encoding ornithine cyclodeaminase family protein; this translates as MTRLLRESDVHQLVTIRDALHAVEASFIEQARGTGVNQPRRRVRQPHGILHLMGAALVERGYWGFKAYTTTREGARFTVNLYDLRSGALLAIIEADRLGQLRTGAASGVATKYLARPDAAVLALFGAGYQAETQLEAIAQVRPLREVRVFSRTPERREAFAARMRERLGVAVHAVASPEAALDGADIITTITNARDPLFDGRLIPAGAHINAAGSNAAIRAELDHHAIRRADAIFVDDVQQARFESGDLVQAYQRNALAWERVRQLADVVAGLTHGRPSPDAITLFESQGIALWDVALAALVYERACEQGVGQEVAFGN
- the mutL gene encoding DNA mismatch repair endonuclease MutL, whose amino-acid sequence is MPIQILPPDVANKIAAGEVVERPASVVKELIENALDAGATDIRVEIAKGGQSLIRVADNGCGIPADEVELAFQHHATSKVADADDLFAIQTLGFRGEALPSIAAVSRVTMLTRPREQAAGVELRLEGGRVVARRTAAAPAGTILTVEDLFFNVPARRKFLRTVATETSLIAEIVSHYALAYPDRRFTLISEGRTVLQTAGSGDLKDALLAVYGLDVARHMLILNEPPDPQTGIGVSGAIGGPALHRANRKYIIFFVNGRVVRSPMLTTAIAQAYQGVVPTGRHPFVVLNIHVPPDQIDVNVHPQKLEIKFARSDEVFRVVQRAVRRLLVEEAPVHQFSRTIEVLDEPETPPAPTQPPLSTDEDDMRVQLFTPPPPTGRPTRTAWTPPPPTNRPHTPTPTPPPEAGGTKLPPLRVLGQTMLTYIICEGPDGLYLIDQHTAHERVLLERLRKQRAQQAVPSQRLLQPLTIELTPQQMAVVEEQREALLHLGFDVEPFGGLTVLVRAIPDVLKNRPDPAAALAEVIDGAIHDRSGLSWEDRLVMYAACRGAVKAGDPLTHEEMVDLIRQLEQTDLSRTCAHGRPTVVRLSVEQLEREFGRR
- a CDS encoding SDR family NAD(P)-dependent oxidoreductase: MTNRVALLTGATGGVGRVVAETFAAHGYRLALAARHADAVEALADSLAVPTLALTADVTLPEAAAEVVQATKADFGRLDVVVHLVGGYAGGKALPEIEIETWERMLRLNLTSAFLIARAALPLMHEHDFGRLLFVSSLHGHAPGKHVAAYAAAKGGLETLVRAIAADTRGTGITANAVAPGIIDTPANRRAMPNADTSAWVAPERLAAVLLFLASEAAADINGAILPLRGRG
- a CDS encoding 2TM domain-containing protein produces the protein MRENEYTPEEVQAILKRAVELDDHRERFSRDELLAMARELGLSEEAVLAAEQDVRPTGKAAELAQARQEFIAERRQEFKQHLVAYVCVNAFLFVINLLTAPDFWWFIFPLLGWGMGLAMQAFEVSQTEGPKFEDAFEHWYTRRYVKKRLKRTAVSLIERAVDSLALPSDSTDTHK
- a CDS encoding c-type cytochrome, with amino-acid sequence MGTLALASLHAVPSSGEGLAVILASNIVLGRFLAVAAAVLLVVSLATFLLIGLVFWALGAELPGLSTLFHLLGRKKHEAPSITEILGEREVKAILGGWAALWVLALALGYASGGLPGIGGAAQPDPTLRMIALALLLLTVVALLVGLLLIIMLWLNGVYVPLLSDLFNLISRKEPRGPRLQDILEANKAVVSIISGWLVLWLVIAGALWFYPSGEAAPTVAAAPAPSESEATAPTSSEETTSQPQPTQAPSASVSAPSDIADLMISQGCGGCHTIQGVSGMAGAIGPELTHIGSVAADRIADPNYTGEATTPEEYIRESIINPKAYVVEGFAPVMPETFKDSLSPEQLDALVEFLAGLK
- a CDS encoding phosphoribosyltransferase; the encoded protein is MAVHILQPDQCFFRDRRHAGQVLANALARLVDEPPVVVGIPRGGLVVAAEIARALNGELDFITPRKLGAPGNPELAIGAITERGHIILNDEALAYLSVPPEYIEQEAKRQLAEIQRRNQTYRAVLPHRPLTGRTVIVTDDGVATGSTMRAALESIRLERPARLLLALPVAPYDTFLDLARHCDEAVAVCAPRAFLGGVGAYYQDFHQTSDAEVLAILREFAPPTSQV
- a CDS encoding multiheme c-type cytochrome, with translation MWRTWCTAFGWFAVLLCVCVGGVVWLAQPTPAQPASAALPFFDTGDFAGSGTCEACHNGLVDEAGTPVGIPDDWRATMMANSARDPLWQARVSVEVSRTLAISPTIEATCARCHTPMASAQAAVSGETVALLGDGFLNPDHPLHAAALDGVSCTLCHQIISDTFAAPGDGNFVIDTGTSPPDRLLYGPFDNVLADPMRQMVGFTPVLGEQMEDAALCGTCHNLTTTTVRADGTPTGHQFPEQRTYDEWEASAFGDGVGDDDQSCQACHMPPAEGSVPLASIPNDLPPRAPFHRHTFTGANVFMLRILRDHADTLGVPASVEQMNRAITESLGFLQSETAHLHVQTALVSDTLVLTVTVQNLTGHKFPSGYPSRRAWLHVVVSDTTGAPIFESGAPLPDGRIAGNDADQNAAQFEPHYTLITDTTQVQVYESIMQDADGNVTYTLLRAATYAKDNRLLPRGFDKANAPAEIGVYGAAQSDTDFVGGSDRVVYRLPGNGDALYQVRVALLYQTLAAPFADDVLATETPQSAAWRALYETADRQPVVIAEARGVAARYQTWLPLAVSP